The Nocardia arthritidis genome has a window encoding:
- a CDS encoding CaiB/BaiF CoA transferase family protein produces MADEHSSGALSGIVVADFGRVLAAPYATMLLADLGAEVIKVERPGTGDDTRAWGPPFADGAATYYLSVNRNKKSVTLDLRDPADLRYARELVRRADVLFENFRPGTMAKYGLDYPRARELNPRLVYCSVSAFGPGAGADRPGYDLLVQAVGGLMSVTGPEPGAPTKTGVALVDVLAGLHATVGVLAALRERDRTGAGQLVEVNLLSSLLSGMVNQSAGYALAGVVPGILGNRHPSIAPYQVFDTADRPLALAVGNDGQFAALCRALGVAELATDDRFADNTSRVRYADELADRLGAILVTRPAAHWDALLTPLGVPCGPVNDLAGAFELADRLGLGPRAKVESDPAVSVVADPITLSRNPIRYRSRPPLLGADSADVRAWLDGPAR; encoded by the coding sequence ATGGCAGATGAACACAGTTCCGGCGCGCTGTCCGGCATCGTCGTCGCCGATTTCGGCCGGGTGCTCGCGGCGCCCTACGCGACCATGCTGCTGGCCGATCTCGGCGCGGAGGTGATCAAGGTCGAGCGACCGGGAACCGGGGACGACACCCGCGCGTGGGGTCCGCCGTTCGCCGACGGCGCGGCCACCTATTACCTCTCGGTGAACCGGAACAAGAAATCGGTCACCCTGGATCTGCGCGACCCGGCCGATCTGCGTTACGCGCGGGAGTTGGTGCGGCGCGCCGATGTGCTGTTCGAGAACTTCCGGCCCGGCACGATGGCGAAGTACGGGCTGGACTATCCGCGGGCCAGGGAGCTGAACCCGCGCCTGGTCTATTGCTCGGTCTCGGCGTTCGGTCCGGGCGCGGGCGCGGACCGTCCTGGATACGACCTGCTGGTGCAGGCGGTGGGCGGGTTGATGAGCGTCACCGGGCCGGAACCGGGCGCACCGACGAAAACCGGTGTGGCGCTTGTGGATGTGCTCGCCGGGCTGCACGCGACCGTCGGCGTGCTCGCCGCGCTGCGCGAGCGGGACCGCACCGGCGCCGGTCAGCTGGTGGAGGTGAACCTGCTGTCGAGTCTGTTGTCCGGCATGGTGAATCAGAGCGCCGGATACGCGCTGGCCGGGGTGGTGCCCGGCATCCTCGGCAACCGGCATCCGTCGATCGCGCCGTATCAGGTGTTCGATACCGCCGACCGGCCGCTCGCGCTCGCCGTGGGCAACGACGGTCAGTTCGCCGCCCTGTGCCGCGCGCTCGGCGTGGCGGAACTGGCGACCGATGATCGGTTCGCGGACAACACTTCCCGGGTGCGCTACGCCGACGAACTCGCCGACCGGCTCGGTGCCATCCTGGTCACCCGGCCCGCCGCGCACTGGGATGCATTGCTGACCCCGCTCGGCGTGCCGTGCGGGCCCGTCAACGATCTGGCGGGCGCCTTCGAACTCGCCGACCGCCTCGGTCTCGGACCGCGCGCGAAGGTGGAGTCCGATCCGGCGGTTTCGGTGGTCGCCGATCCGATCACGTTGTCGCGCAATCCGATTCGCTATCGCAGCAGACCACCGCTACTGGGCGCCGACTCCGCCGATGTGCGGGCCTGGCTGGACGGGCCCGCGCGGTAG
- a CDS encoding phosphatase PAP2 family protein, translating to MLVDGMPGRSTSAADDADVDGSRSDRFRPIAVWGGLAAALIALVGGELMAAHIQALGPLTSLLRDYAGVPKSATTPWAGFLLALVGVTARARIGALAAAVAIDLIFVLIRTFEGRPFTVGNGPTIALTALVLIAVFRWDGVRRRTALRTIAFGALLIFATKVSEIWLDITAWACPQVLDPYVQLTDRALGNPSWLVGQALDAAGPVATGVVRWVYFELPMAAIVVAAWQLRNVTKARWPRHYLVRTFLTLGLIGPIFYVVFPVVGPILAYGTLGNGFEIADAWPDVVPAQPDSLGPLLFDAITPRNCMPSLHTAWALSLFIHSRRGPLWLRWGGAFWLVCTLIATLGLGAHYGIDLVVGATLCLTVESALRDPDRGWDRARMRIVAAGAAVFGCLLLCIRFLAETLAAHPVPSGAAILGALAALVALFYRTWFANAPERETAAAATR from the coding sequence ATGCTTGTGGACGGGATGCCGGGGAGATCGACTTCAGCGGCCGATGATGCGGATGTCGACGGTTCGCGAAGTGATCGGTTCCGGCCGATCGCCGTCTGGGGTGGGCTGGCCGCCGCGCTGATCGCGCTGGTCGGCGGCGAGCTCATGGCCGCGCACATCCAAGCGCTCGGCCCGCTGACCAGCCTTTTGCGCGATTACGCCGGGGTGCCCAAATCGGCGACGACACCGTGGGCCGGATTCCTGCTCGCGCTGGTCGGGGTCACCGCAAGGGCCCGGATCGGCGCACTCGCCGCCGCGGTGGCCATCGATCTGATCTTCGTGCTCATCCGGACGTTCGAGGGCAGGCCGTTCACCGTCGGCAACGGCCCGACCATCGCGCTCACCGCGCTCGTGCTGATCGCCGTATTCCGGTGGGATGGGGTGCGGCGGCGAACCGCGCTGCGCACCATCGCCTTCGGCGCGCTGCTGATCTTCGCGACGAAGGTGAGCGAGATCTGGCTCGATATCACGGCGTGGGCCTGCCCACAGGTGCTCGACCCCTATGTGCAACTCACCGACCGCGCGCTCGGCAACCCGTCGTGGTTGGTCGGACAGGCGCTGGACGCGGCGGGACCGGTGGCGACGGGGGTGGTGCGCTGGGTCTATTTCGAGCTGCCGATGGCGGCGATCGTCGTCGCGGCCTGGCAGCTGCGCAATGTCACCAAGGCGCGCTGGCCGCGGCACTACCTGGTGCGCACCTTCCTCACCCTGGGCCTGATCGGGCCGATCTTCTACGTCGTCTTCCCGGTGGTGGGGCCGATTCTCGCGTACGGGACGCTCGGCAACGGTTTCGAGATCGCCGACGCCTGGCCGGATGTGGTTCCGGCGCAGCCGGATTCGCTCGGCCCGCTGCTGTTCGACGCGATAACGCCGCGCAACTGCATGCCGTCACTGCATACGGCATGGGCGCTTTCGCTGTTCATCCATTCCCGGCGCGGTCCGCTGTGGTTGCGCTGGGGCGGCGCGTTCTGGCTGGTGTGCACGCTGATCGCGACGCTAGGGCTCGGCGCGCACTACGGCATCGACCTCGTCGTCGGCGCGACGCTGTGCCTGACCGTCGAATCCGCGCTGCGCGATCCGGATCGCGGCTGGGACCGGGCGCGGATGCGGATCGTCGCGGCGGGCGCCGCGGTGTTCGGCTGCCTGCTGCTGTGCATCCGCTTCCTCGCCGAAACGCTTGCGGCACATCCGGTTCCGTCCGGTGCGGCGATCCTCGGCGCGCTGGCCGCGCTGGTGGCGCTGTTCTACCGCACCTGGTTCGCGAATGCGCCCGAGCGCGAAACGGCGGCCGCCGCAACGCGATAG
- a CDS encoding peptidylprolyl isomerase, translated as MKSRSGAAIGAAVALLSGLVAGAGSASATPSAPVVWCDFAPTPDNPAARPVLAPPPVAPTIGAIDITFRFDGGPVTVRLNRAGAAPCAVQNMTSLVLQHFYDQSRCWRLTDSARLGVLQCGDIHEVEKGGPGYKFPDEVDGTETYERGTVAMGNQGPGTNGSEFFIVHSFAHIPANYSVLGTVVSGMDVLDRMVAAGIVPTERGPRDGLPAEPVTITAATVG; from the coding sequence ATGAAGTCGCGCTCGGGCGCCGCGATCGGCGCCGCCGTTGCCCTCCTATCCGGTCTCGTCGCGGGCGCGGGTTCCGCGTCGGCGACGCCCTCCGCACCCGTCGTGTGGTGCGATTTCGCGCCCACCCCGGACAATCCGGCGGCGCGCCCGGTGCTCGCGCCGCCGCCGGTCGCGCCGACCATCGGCGCCATCGACATCACCTTCCGATTCGACGGCGGACCCGTCACGGTGCGACTGAACCGCGCCGGCGCCGCGCCCTGCGCCGTGCAGAATATGACCAGCCTTGTGCTGCAACACTTCTACGATCAGAGCCGGTGCTGGCGGCTGACCGACAGCGCCCGGCTCGGCGTACTGCAGTGCGGCGATATCCACGAGGTGGAGAAGGGCGGGCCCGGCTACAAATTCCCGGACGAGGTGGACGGCACCGAAACCTATGAGCGCGGCACCGTCGCGATGGGCAATCAGGGGCCGGGCACCAACGGCAGCGAATTCTTCATCGTGCACTCGTTCGCGCATATCCCGGCGAACTATTCGGTACTCGGCACGGTCGTCAGCGGGATGGACGTCTTGGACCGCATGGTGGCGGCAGGCATCGTCCCGACCGAACGCGGTCCGCGCGACGGGCTGCCCGCCGAGCCGGTCACCATTACCGCCGCAACCGTGGGATAG
- a CDS encoding TetR/AcrR family transcriptional regulator, whose translation MARASKAEAQSHRREVVDAAAAQVRARGANGVTVPEVMAAAGLTHGGFYRHFRSKDDLIAQACTAAYVEKIGEMERIIAAAPDAAAARRTFIERYLSVEHRDTASRGCGIAALAGDVARAESDSALRRAYRDGIRNMIGKLGEFGDRPADGAELEHEVLVEVSVLAGALMLARASAGDPVSERILAAAKDFLLDE comes from the coding sequence ATGGCGCGAGCTTCGAAGGCCGAGGCGCAATCGCATCGCAGGGAGGTCGTCGACGCGGCCGCGGCGCAGGTGCGGGCCCGCGGTGCGAACGGGGTGACGGTGCCGGAGGTGATGGCCGCCGCCGGACTCACACACGGCGGTTTCTACCGGCACTTCCGCTCCAAGGACGACCTGATCGCGCAGGCGTGCACCGCCGCGTACGTCGAGAAGATCGGGGAGATGGAGCGAATCATCGCGGCCGCCCCCGACGCGGCGGCGGCGCGCCGGACCTTCATCGAACGATATTTGTCCGTCGAACACCGCGACACCGCGTCCCGCGGCTGCGGAATCGCCGCGCTCGCCGGGGATGTGGCGCGCGCCGAATCCGACAGCGCGCTGCGCCGGGCCTACCGCGACGGCATCCGGAACATGATCGGCAAACTCGGCGAATTCGGCGATCGCCCCGCCGACGGCGCCGAACTCGAACACGAGGTGCTGGTGGAGGTTTCGGTGCTGGCCGGTGCGCTGATGCTGGCGCGGGCCAGCGCCGGTGATCCGGTCTCCGAGCGAATCCTGGCCGCCGCCAAGGATTTTCTGCTCGACGAGTGA
- a CDS encoding SDR family oxidoreductase: MTTIDGTIALVTGGQRGLGRAFVAELLRRGATKVYATARAPEPSDDPRVVPLALEVTDPDSVAAVAAQAADVAVIVNNAGVLRPAPLLEAEMADVVATFETNVFGPLRIAQAFAPILAANGGGALVDIHSVLSWSAGAAAYGASKAAFWSLTNSLRIELAEQRTQVVGVHLGFADTDMVKALAVAKIDPAQVAATVFDGVEAGAQEVLVDELTRRVKAALSGPVADLALPVRR, from the coding sequence ATGACCACCATCGATGGCACGATCGCGCTGGTGACCGGCGGGCAGCGCGGTCTCGGACGGGCATTCGTCGCGGAACTGCTGCGCCGCGGCGCGACCAAGGTCTATGCCACCGCGCGCGCACCGGAACCGAGTGACGACCCGCGCGTCGTACCGCTGGCGCTCGAGGTCACCGACCCGGATTCCGTCGCGGCCGTCGCGGCACAGGCCGCAGACGTCGCCGTCATCGTCAACAATGCGGGCGTGCTGCGCCCGGCACCGTTGCTGGAGGCCGAAATGGCCGATGTGGTGGCCACTTTCGAGACGAATGTCTTCGGCCCGCTGCGCATCGCCCAGGCCTTCGCGCCGATATTGGCGGCCAATGGCGGTGGCGCGCTGGTGGATATCCATTCGGTGCTGTCGTGGAGTGCGGGCGCGGCGGCATACGGCGCCTCGAAGGCGGCGTTCTGGTCGCTCACCAATTCACTGCGTATCGAATTGGCGGAGCAGCGAACCCAGGTGGTCGGGGTGCACCTCGGCTTCGCCGACACCGACATGGTCAAGGCGCTCGCGGTGGCGAAGATCGATCCTGCGCAGGTCGCCGCCACGGTATTCGACGGCGTCGAGGCGGGCGCGCAGGAGGTGCTCGTCGACGAGCTCACCCGGCGGGTCAAGGCGGCGCTGTCCGGCCCGGTCGCCGATCTGGCGCTGCCCGTCCGGCGCTGA
- a CDS encoding tautomerase family protein translates to MPLWHIYHPANVYSDSDKQAFARDITDLYTSFGLPAFYVVVLFQEIPESGFFVGGERSGDTVRVVVEHLARHLDDPDMRRRSTDRLDSIMVPYTRDRGLHWEFHTYESPRDLWKIAGLWPPGAGTEAERAWAEANKPIPY, encoded by the coding sequence ATGCCACTATGGCATATCTACCACCCCGCGAATGTCTACTCCGACAGCGACAAACAAGCTTTCGCGCGCGACATCACGGATCTGTACACGAGTTTCGGCCTGCCGGCGTTCTACGTCGTCGTGCTGTTCCAGGAGATCCCGGAATCCGGCTTCTTCGTCGGCGGTGAGCGGTCGGGCGACACCGTGCGCGTCGTCGTCGAGCACCTGGCCCGCCATCTGGACGACCCGGACATGCGCAGGCGTTCCACCGACCGACTCGATTCGATCATGGTGCCCTACACCCGGGATCGCGGACTGCACTGGGAATTCCACACCTACGAGTCGCCGAGGGACCTGTGGAAGATCGCCGGGCTGTGGCCGCCCGGCGCGGGCACCGAGGCCGAGCGGGCCTGGGCCGAGGCGAACAAACCGATCCCGTACTGA
- a CDS encoding C40 family peptidase, whose protein sequence is MAEVRYPFDAPRSPIWISEDGIMEFFTGVRPGRRRRYMRRAVPLAIAVGALVIGAEFASPRHADDIPVAGTSISAGGAPAEPDISAPPPGGPPQLPPWLQLPFGIELPHFDFPPPAAMPLPPPGPPPGFPALPPGPPPGLPPGLPPGPPIGLPVPPPELLPPGPPPAPVVKSAREIAYEVAHQKIGSDYVYGATGPDAFDCSGLVQWAYRQAGVDIPRTSYEQRYAGDGVPVDEILPGDMVSYYGGSHSAIYAGNGRVIHASTEGVGVIESPLFSMPIAGVRRF, encoded by the coding sequence GTGGCCGAGGTGCGATACCCGTTCGACGCACCGCGGTCGCCGATATGGATATCGGAGGACGGCATCATGGAATTCTTCACCGGTGTGCGTCCGGGGCGTCGGCGCCGATATATGCGCCGGGCGGTCCCGCTGGCGATCGCCGTCGGCGCACTGGTCATCGGGGCCGAATTCGCGTCACCTCGGCACGCCGACGACATCCCGGTCGCGGGGACCTCGATTTCGGCGGGCGGTGCACCCGCGGAGCCGGATATATCCGCTCCGCCACCGGGCGGGCCGCCACAGCTGCCGCCGTGGCTGCAGCTGCCATTCGGAATCGAGTTGCCGCACTTCGACTTTCCACCGCCCGCGGCGATGCCGTTGCCGCCGCCGGGGCCGCCACCGGGTTTTCCGGCGCTGCCGCCCGGGCCGCCACCCGGATTGCCGCCCGGATTGCCGCCCGGGCCGCCCATCGGGTTGCCGGTCCCGCCGCCGGAACTGCTGCCGCCGGGTCCGCCACCGGCCCCGGTGGTCAAATCCGCTCGGGAGATCGCCTACGAGGTCGCGCACCAGAAGATCGGTTCGGATTACGTCTACGGCGCGACGGGTCCCGACGCCTTCGATTGCTCGGGCCTGGTGCAGTGGGCGTATCGGCAAGCGGGAGTCGATATTCCGCGCACCAGCTACGAACAGCGCTACGCGGGCGACGGCGTGCCGGTCGACGAGATATTGCCGGGCGACATGGTGTCCTACTACGGCGGCAGTCATTCGGCGATCTACGCCGGTAACGGGCGGGTGATCCATGCCTCGACCGAGGGTGTCGGCGTGATCGAGTCACCGCTGTTCTCGATGCCGATCGCGGGTGTGCGCCGGTTCTGA
- a CDS encoding class I SAM-dependent methyltransferase yields the protein MELDYAATALGAAGLGGGSAAELTDIGRLGRYWARTVWAAPDGRLRDAFCRTVSGFATDRRAAVTGYLAGDVRFADIVRMFIGCLPEYAGALDPVRCRAELQPGARAVTATVDAALSGCAPSREPLRILGYGADSSEFEYDIARVHGASGHRIHRFDRYAPPRADIIDLDAAQLNRLSDDLDLVTARWVLHHVEPAQRWAPLTACLSGLADGGHFVLVEQGDFADRDDPRRPRRLYRLLTAAIDAIANYGMRPSWFTDNGPDFGAAFHVDYLDATDLRTIESVFSGRRARRTVYPIREGERCGETVIVYHLGH from the coding sequence ATGGAACTCGACTATGCGGCAACGGCATTGGGCGCGGCGGGTCTCGGCGGCGGGTCGGCGGCCGAGCTGACCGATATCGGCCGGTTGGGCCGGTACTGGGCGCGCACCGTCTGGGCGGCGCCGGACGGTCGGTTGCGGGATGCGTTCTGCCGCACCGTCTCCGGATTCGCGACGGACCGGCGTGCGGCCGTGACGGGCTATCTGGCCGGTGACGTTCGCTTCGCCGATATCGTCCGCATGTTCATCGGATGCCTGCCGGAATACGCGGGTGCGCTCGATCCGGTGCGCTGCCGCGCCGAACTCCAGCCGGGCGCTCGCGCGGTGACCGCGACCGTCGACGCCGCGTTGTCCGGCTGCGCGCCGTCCCGAGAACCGTTGCGCATCTTGGGTTATGGCGCTGACTCCAGCGAATTCGAATACGATATCGCCCGCGTGCACGGTGCGTCCGGCCACCGGATCCACCGCTTCGATCGGTATGCGCCGCCGCGCGCGGACATCATCGATCTCGATGCGGCCCAGCTGAATCGACTCTCCGACGACCTGGACCTGGTGACGGCGCGCTGGGTGTTGCATCACGTCGAACCCGCCCAGCGCTGGGCGCCGCTCACCGCATGCCTGTCCGGCCTGGCCGACGGTGGGCATTTCGTGCTGGTCGAGCAGGGGGATTTCGCCGACCGGGATGATCCGCGCCGCCCGCGGCGGCTGTACCGGCTGTTGACCGCGGCGATCGACGCGATCGCCAATTACGGCATGCGCCCGTCCTGGTTCACCGACAACGGACCCGATTTCGGTGCCGCCTTTCATGTGGATTATCTGGATGCCACAGATTTGCGCACAATCGAATCAGTATTCTCCGGGCGGCGAGCGCGCCGCACGGTATATCCGATAAGAGAAGGCGAGCGCTGCGGAGAGACCGTAATCGTTTATCACCTCGGGCATTGA
- a CDS encoding AfsR/SARP family transcriptional regulator: MLIIGAGSAVDRPLERAVLVRLTLAGGAPVPDRRLAADLWGDGELNRPIERLRVLVSRLRSALGPHRGAVQRTQAGYRTTLPVGDLRAAETAAERMYAARRAGQPAVVRAAADAALRLWRGPALADLLWAPFAAAEADRLAQWRLELAVAGLEAALCLGSGSELLREFGILAGEHPLHEPLARLHAAALYRAGSQLDALDRLRALRRGLTEQFGVEPAPETGELELRILRHDPTLRSPDEKASRAVVPIIRLGRGHPGRASVRQRGLRPPVGTAVR, encoded by the coding sequence GTGCTGATCATCGGGGCCGGCAGCGCCGTCGACCGGCCGTTGGAGCGCGCGGTGCTGGTGCGGCTGACGCTGGCGGGCGGTGCGCCGGTACCGGACCGGCGGCTGGCCGCCGACCTGTGGGGCGATGGTGAACTCAACCGCCCCATCGAGCGTCTGCGTGTGCTGGTGTCCCGGTTGCGATCCGCGCTCGGCCCGCATCGGGGTGCGGTGCAGCGGACGCAGGCCGGGTACCGCACCACGCTTCCGGTGGGCGATCTGCGTGCTGCGGAGACGGCGGCCGAGCGGATGTACGCGGCGCGGCGAGCCGGACAGCCCGCGGTGGTCCGTGCCGCAGCCGATGCGGCGCTGCGGCTCTGGCGCGGGCCCGCGCTGGCCGATCTGCTGTGGGCGCCGTTCGCGGCGGCGGAGGCAGATCGGTTGGCGCAGTGGCGGTTGGAGTTGGCGGTCGCCGGGCTGGAGGCCGCGCTGTGCCTCGGGTCCGGATCCGAATTGCTCAGGGAGTTCGGGATTTTGGCCGGTGAGCATCCATTGCACGAGCCGCTGGCCCGGTTGCATGCCGCGGCGCTCTACCGGGCGGGCAGCCAGCTCGACGCGCTCGACCGGTTGCGTGCGCTGCGGCGCGGGCTCACCGAACAGTTCGGGGTGGAGCCGGCGCCGGAGACCGGCGAACTGGAGTTGCGCATCCTGCGGCACGATCCGACACTGCGTTCGCCGGACGAAAAGGCTTCTCGCGCAGTGGTTCCCATCATCAGGCTGGGCCGGGGGCACCCCGGGCGGGCGTCGGTGCGGCAGCGGGGATTGCGTCCGCCCGTCGGCACCGCCGTCCGGTAA
- a CDS encoding cupin domain-containing protein, with amino-acid sequence MHRERRSELGQYPPIAEWAFGCLMVWHQLAETTGGMLAAAEVLMPKGGEPPVHVHSREDEMCYILDGAVTVRRGPAWFDAGPGTSVWLPRGIPHGFAVRGATVRMLRLYTPAGVEKALRAFGTAATDRALPPAWLAAPAAAEVAAEFARYGVTVLDADRSEG; translated from the coding sequence GTGCACCGAGAACGCCGCAGCGAGTTGGGGCAGTATCCGCCGATCGCGGAGTGGGCGTTCGGCTGCCTGATGGTCTGGCATCAGCTCGCCGAGACCACGGGCGGGATGCTGGCCGCGGCGGAGGTGCTGATGCCGAAAGGCGGTGAGCCGCCGGTACATGTGCATTCGAGGGAGGACGAAATGTGCTACATCCTGGACGGCGCGGTGACCGTTCGCCGCGGCCCGGCCTGGTTCGACGCCGGGCCGGGCACGTCGGTGTGGTTGCCACGCGGGATTCCGCACGGGTTCGCGGTGCGCGGCGCGACGGTGCGGATGCTGCGGTTGTACACCCCGGCGGGTGTGGAGAAGGCGCTGCGGGCGTTCGGGACGGCGGCGACCGACCGGGCGCTGCCGCCGGCGTGGCTGGCCGCGCCCGCCGCGGCCGAGGTGGCGGCCGAATTCGCGCGATACGGTGTGACGGTGCTCGATGCGGATCGATCTGAGGGGTGA
- a CDS encoding LysR family transcriptional regulator, translated as MDVELRHLRAFHVLATELNFTRAAARLHLSQQALSNQIKQLETRIGATLFLRNTRQVTLTEAGRTLLNRVPAILETVGAAISDTRETESGQRVEFVIGVRGITGLDITPRVLRAFSAEHPHVAVTVGRVEFDDWSAGLISGAADAGLLWLPAPDGVEVTPLLTEERIALLPADHPLAALPAVPPAELAKEPFAWWVGNRDQATRDYSTLAEYRDGPPTIGAQVATAEDLLAAVGNGNAVAVSVASISRFFPWAGVVTRPLLDVAPSVLAVACRTGDTRPLVAAFIRTAVEVAAELIAELAE; from the coding sequence GTGGACGTGGAACTGCGGCATCTGCGTGCCTTCCATGTGCTGGCGACCGAGCTGAATTTCACCAGGGCCGCCGCGCGACTGCACCTGAGCCAGCAGGCGCTGAGCAATCAGATCAAACAGCTCGAAACCCGAATCGGCGCAACGCTTTTCCTGCGCAACACCCGGCAGGTGACGCTCACCGAGGCCGGGCGGACGCTGCTGAACCGGGTGCCCGCGATCCTCGAAACGGTCGGCGCGGCGATCTCCGACACCAGGGAGACCGAATCCGGTCAGCGCGTCGAATTCGTCATCGGCGTACGCGGTATCACCGGATTGGATATCACCCCGCGTGTGCTTCGCGCGTTCTCCGCCGAGCATCCGCACGTCGCGGTCACCGTCGGCCGCGTCGAATTCGACGACTGGAGCGCGGGCCTGATCTCCGGCGCGGCCGATGCCGGATTGCTGTGGCTGCCCGCACCCGACGGCGTCGAGGTGACGCCGCTGCTCACCGAGGAGCGCATCGCGCTGCTGCCCGCCGATCATCCCTTGGCGGCGCTGCCCGCCGTCCCGCCCGCGGAATTGGCCAAGGAGCCGTTCGCCTGGTGGGTGGGCAACCGGGACCAGGCCACCCGTGACTACAGCACCCTCGCCGAATATCGCGACGGCCCACCGACGATCGGCGCACAGGTCGCAACGGCCGAGGATCTGCTGGCCGCGGTGGGCAACGGCAATGCCGTCGCGGTCTCGGTCGCCTCGATTTCCCGCTTCTTCCCCTGGGCGGGCGTCGTTACCCGTCCGCTGCTCGATGTCGCACCCTCGGTGCTCGCGGTGGCCTGCCGCACCGGAGATACCCGTCCGCTGGTGGCCGCGTTCATCCGGACCGCGGTCGAGGTCGCCGCCGAGCTGATCGCCGAACTCGCGGAATGA
- a CDS encoding RNA polymerase sigma factor, translating to MTDNRPPSEPDRYRDLFQDYSPAVYRYALRAFRGDTDMANEIVQQVFLAVWQQFDRDFRGTPDDRVLPLIMRMAHCRVKDVWRQDRRRPIPIGRYLDDAVPVFARGAEFGNPLDRVLTEQELARLWQILMRRLTESEYRIALLAWDLGLSDAEIARDLGRSLSTVYSHKSNARKKIQAIVNDETHRIEFDDDRSGEPPTEPGNGGEVSA from the coding sequence ATGACAGATAACCGGCCACCGAGCGAGCCGGACCGGTATCGCGATCTGTTCCAAGACTATTCGCCCGCCGTCTATCGCTACGCGCTACGCGCCTTCCGCGGCGATACGGATATGGCGAACGAGATCGTCCAGCAGGTCTTCCTCGCCGTATGGCAGCAGTTCGATCGCGACTTCCGGGGCACGCCGGACGATCGGGTGCTCCCGCTCATCATGCGGATGGCGCACTGCCGCGTGAAAGACGTTTGGCGACAGGACCGGCGCCGCCCGATCCCGATCGGCCGCTACCTCGACGACGCCGTTCCGGTCTTCGCCCGCGGTGCCGAATTCGGCAACCCGCTGGACCGGGTGCTCACCGAACAGGAATTGGCGCGGCTGTGGCAGATCCTGATGCGCCGGCTCACCGAGAGCGAGTACCGGATCGCCCTGCTGGCATGGGATCTCGGGCTTTCCGATGCCGAGATCGCGCGCGACCTCGGCCGCAGCCTGTCCACGGTGTATTCGCACAAGAGCAACGCGCGCAAGAAGATTCAGGCGATCGTCAACGACGAGACACACCGTATCGAATTCGATGACGACCGGTCGGGGGAGCCGCCGACGGAGCCGGGCAACGGAGGAGAGGTGTCGGCATGA